CCAACGGCGTGCAGCAGCTGCAGGCCCTGCCCGGGCTCGGCGTGCAGGCCGAGATCGGCGGCCGGCGCTGGCTGCTGGGCAACCTGCGCCTGATGCGAGAGCAGGGCCTGGTGGATGCCGCGCTGGAGGACACCCTGGCGCAGCACGAGCGACAGGGCCGCAGCGTGACCCTGCTGGCCGACGGCCAGGGCGTGCGCGCCCTGTTCGCCGTGGCCGACCCGCTGCGCGCCCAGGCGCGCCAGGCCATGGAGCAGCTGCGTGCGCTGGGCGTGCACCCGGTGGTGCTCAGCGGCGACAACCCCGCCACCGCCCAGGCCATCGCGGCCGAGGCCGGCGTCGAGGACGCGCGCGGCGGCCTGCTGCCGCAGGACAAGCTCGACGCGCTGGCCGCGCTGCAGCGCAGCCACGGCCCCACGGCCATGGCGGGCGACGGCATCAACGACGCCCCGGCCCTGGCCCAGGCCGACCTGGGCTTCGCCATGGGCGGCGCGCACAGCACGGGCATGGCCATGGAGACGGCCGGCATCGTGCTGATGAATGACGACCTGCGCCGCATCCCCGACACCGTGCTCCTGGCGCGCCGCGCCCACCGCGTGCTGTGGCAGAACATCGCGCTGGCGCTGGGCATCAAGGCCGTGTTCTGCGTGCTCGCGCTGCTGGGCCAGGCAAGCATGTGGATGGCGGTGGCGGCCGACATGGGCGTGAGCCTGCTGGTGGTGGCCAACGGGCTGCGCCTGCGCCGCTGGCGGCACGCCGCAGAAAAATAGGCCAAAACGGCCCGCAGCGCCCGCCCGGCAAGCGCAAGCCACTCTCTTTTCGATAGTAGAGTCTTGCACTGCCTTGACGCAGCGCAAGGCGGGCAGCCCCTGGCCATGGCCCAATCCCGGCCCGCCGCCGCAGCCTCATCGCCACCATGTCCGCCCCCGCACTTCCAGTCCCTGCCACCATGCTCGCCCACACGCGCACCGAAGACACCGTGGCCATCGCCACGGGCGTGACCCTGGTCTCGGTGGGCGTGGCCTTCGTCGCCAGCGCGGGCCTGCTCACAGGCGGCATCACCGGCCTGGCCTTCGTGCTGCACTACGCCACGGGCATAGGTCTGGGCAAGCTGTTCTTCGTGCTCAACCTGCCCTTCTACTGGCTGGCGCTGCGCAAGCTGGGGCTGGCGTTCACGCTCAAGACCTTCGTGGCGGTGCTGCTGCTGTCGGCCCTGACCGAGCTGCAGTCGCGGCTGTTGCAGATCACCCAGCCGCAGCCGCTGTACGCCGCCGTCACGGGCGGGCTCATCATGGGCATAGGCTTCCTGGTACTGTTCCGTCACCGCTGCAGCCTGGGCGGCCTGGGAATACTGGCGCTGTACCTGCAGGACCGCTTCGGCTGGCGCGCCGGCAAGGTGCAGATGGCCGTGGACTGCTGCATCCTGCTGGCGGCCCTGGCCACGGTGGAGCCGATGCGCGTGCTGTGGTCGGTGATCGGCGCCGTGGCGCTGAACCTCGTGCTGGCCATGAACCACCGGCCCGGGCGCTACATCGGGGCCTGACCGCTATCATCGGCTCCATGCGCCGCTGCACATCCATCTTCCTGGCCATCCTGCTGGTCCTGCGGGTCCTGCTGGGCGACGCCATGGCCATGGGCGTGGCGCCGCAGCCCGCGCCGCACATGGCGGCGGACATGGCCCACGCCGCCAGCCA
This region of Alicycliphilus denitrificans K601 genomic DNA includes:
- a CDS encoding YitT family protein produces the protein MSAPALPVPATMLAHTRTEDTVAIATGVTLVSVGVAFVASAGLLTGGITGLAFVLHYATGIGLGKLFFVLNLPFYWLALRKLGLAFTLKTFVAVLLLSALTELQSRLLQITQPQPLYAAVTGGLIMGIGFLVLFRHRCSLGGLGILALYLQDRFGWRAGKVQMAVDCCILLAALATVEPMRVLWSVIGAVALNLVLAMNHRPGRYIGA